CTAAGCTTTTGGTACATGAATTGTTTCTAGTTCGATGAATAATTCAGTATATgcttgtatcaaaaaaagaatgTCAATTTAGTATTGATAACAAAAATCGATcgatggttaaaaaaaaaacaaaatcaattgaGACCATTCTAATTGAGAGAATTTATTAGAACATCGAGGTAACATCAACGTCGATGTAAGTTAGACCGAAACCATGTGTAGGATTAGAAGATGATAACAAAGTATACAATTTCTATCGttcatctcaaaaaataaaaataaataaataaatgaagaagaagcatgcaatgatttttttattttttttttggggaaataaCCGACCAATTAGGAGGCCTTTTATTAATAGCAAAAAAGACGAAGCATGCAATATTAATTAGCTTATTATACCATGCACCCATCATCTATTCGGCAGATGAATGTGGTTGCACGTCGGTGTGTTGTCAAGCACAATATAGTAATATACACAAATTTTCAGTTTAAAGTAGGAAAATAATAACAAGATCATGTTTTTATACTTCGGCCCCAattatcctatatatataatgtaatttGTCTTGATATTATAATTGAGTAGATGGGATCCCTTAAACATAATtcaaaacccatctcaaaatgAATGATCTAAATAATGTTAAATAACTTCTTCCAATCTTAAGCTAGCTCATAAATAGGAGAataggatgatattttttttttttttgagtacttgcctacttttttttctttttccttttttgggtagaaaagGGATTCTACATAATTAGATGGAAtggcataaaaaattataataaaaaaaaaataaaaacacacacacataatcaGATGGAAAAAAGTCTACTACAAACATTTTTTGCCTTACCAAGAGCCAACAAATTATCCATCACAGGTAGTGGGTTATCATATAAAACAAAGGTACACTAAAGACTTGAACCTAATTTAACAAGTTCATGTACACACTGATTAATTAGCTATGTAAATATACTCAATTCGAGTCCAATAGAGAACTTTCAAAAGGTTCATGCAAGTGAGCAAATGTTCCATCAATTGATTAGCAACAGTACACTTCATAAGATGAACTACAGCCAATACGTAGAGTTCTATACACAAGTTGGTGACCCTAAGTCTGGAGCTAGAAGAAGTCCATCTCTTATGGCCCAAAGCTCAGCCATATAACTTGACATGGTACCCAAACCTTTAGAAAAGCCCGAATCCATTATCACTATTTCGAAGTCAGCCCCCTCCATCCTATCTGCTTGGATTTTCAAGGACATATAGCCCTTTGTATAGCTTGTCCCACTATATTGTCCAATCtatcactaaaattacttttttattccaACAATAATAATCAGTAACAATCTGTCATTTagtatttattgtgaaaatattatggacatagcatttttctttttcttttcttttttgtcccCTTGGATGAATCAGAATCACAAAgcctttactttttgtttttgtttttgtttttgtttttttttttttttttttgagtgaatgAAAAACACAGTTTCCAGAACCGAAACAAAAAACAGTTTCATTATTCTTCATCTATTGTGGGCCGCATGCTTTGTATGTCTGATGCAAATTTAGTGGAAATAATCATGACTATGTCCTTGAATGATCATTTCAACTAATACTACATATCAGAAATTTGAATAACAGCCATAATATTTCAGTCCCccacttcttttttgttttttcttcccCTACTAGATCCAAAAGCATCATTTGTCATCAATTGGCAGGCCAGTACATCTAGGCCCAGCTAGAAATTGATCACCAACGGTCCAGCTTGGGCCACTATCCCAACCCCACCTGAGTTTTCTGTATAAGTTGGGTCCAGACTGAGTACCCTCCTGCAGATCAGAACTATAGAAACTCATTaggattaaaattaaaacaatgaaTGGTACTCAAACTAATTAATTGGGCCCAATTAgtatcatcttcttcttcttttggtgtGCCTGCGCCATAGTTGCATTTCAAATGACCGCTCATCCATGTTTCTAAGTTTTCCAGTTTATGTGAGTTTATTAGGTTTGTCTCTCGCAATTTTCATGACTGTGACCATCTAATTGATCCTTGTGGTACAAAGTACAAACTTTCTAATGACACTTCTTGCACCAAACTTGCATCATTTGACCAGGTCAAAGTTTCTGTGCTTCACCAAATAAAAGTAAGAATTggtaaatttatttgatttcatAAAATCTTGATCGATGCAAGCCCAATTTTCATCTAAAATCTATTAGCACTCATTCTAAAGGCgatgttttgaatttgaaattggtCAACTATCAAATAAATAGAtgagaggtaaaaaaaaattgtcaaataaaaaaatattaatacatcaaacttcatatattttaaatttcgtTCGGTTCCTTCAAAAATATTCTATTCCGATACATAAATCAGTGCACTAAATCTCGTATACTATTTCAATCAAAATTCTAACACGTATCCATTATGGTGAAATTTAGATGTTTTGAGCAAAACATGTATTCTAGACCAAAGTTGCTTTAATgactttcttataatttttttaaaagaaagttcCCAGTTCCCACTTTTATGAGATTTTATTGAAcgttttttgttagtttaattatgtatgaGATTTGTCAAGAGCCCTATAGCAATTGTTTGGTAccttttgtaattatcaaactattaaaaaaacaaaaattatgtatgGGAATTTGTGAGCATTTGGcttgtttaattttgttttagatttaatgAACCTTCCTGAAATAGTATACATGTATACACCGATATTAAAATATCCTGTTTTAATAATTCATCCGAAATGAATTCAAAACTTTGCTTCATACCCCAAATTTTATACATAGTTATATCTATCCAAACTTTCAAATCACATAAAAACAATTATCCATTTTGATAAGAAAGATTATTACAATTTACATTTAAAGGAAAACGAAAAGTTTTTAAGCACTTGCATTTGGCTAGTGTAAGATTAAGATAATGCTGATTTTGATGCAGTATAAAGAACAACAATTAGATGATTAGATACtcattccccaaaaaaaaaaaaaaaatggatgatTAGATACACTTCGGCAACCACCCAAAGTAGTAGTACATCTTAAAATAAGGTAAATCCTGAGTTCAAACTTTCATGAGCAATGGCTTGATGTTCAATTGGTTTGAAAACTATTGCTTTCTATGGTCTGAACTCACTAATGCTCTATGACTAAAATCAGACTTAACCCATCTAGCTACCTGATAGTGCACCTGCAGAGTGCAGACCCCTCATTCTTTAGCCCTCGGCTAGcctattaaaagaaaagaaaatcacttTGATCGTGTACTTTTACATCATGAATCACTCTCTACTCTCTGTGTTAACTCAATCATGAAAGCCGATGCCTTGGTGGAGGTGGTGCATGCAAAGGCTGTGAGTGTTTTGGAGAGCAAGGAGGCCTAGGACTAGGTGGTGGTGGAGAATAGAAGTAGAACGATGATGGTGGTGGAGGAGAGTAGAAGTAGAAcgatgatggtggtggtggagaaTAGAAGTAGAACGATGATGGTGGTGGGGGAGAGTAGAAGTAGAACGAtgatggtggtggaggtggtggtggaaaTCTAGGGGCCACAAAATGTGGAGGTGGTGGGTATAAAAACTTTGATACAATTGGAGGACTCCTTTGATTGCTGTAGTCATGACTACCATGGTGTTTGGATTGAGTAATAGAGAGGTAATAAAGAGAAGGGTATGAATAAAGAAGCGTAAATGAGTTGAAAAGAAACACAACTACCAAACTCCACATTGGTGTTAGATTGGAATTCATGACTTTATTTGAAGGAAGAGCTTGGTAGTTGTTGTAAAGACTGAAGACAAATTTATAGGCCAATAGAAAGAAAGCGATTTTATTAAACTAGTCTGTAAAGTAGGACACTAGTACTAAAAAGCGGAGTCACACGGACCCATATAGGGTGTTTGGTcaactaagaaaataaattttctggAAGAATGTAATCAATGCCTCTGCAACTGAACCACCTCCAACTTTTTGGGCGTGCATAGTGCTGCTTGTGCTAAATTTCTTACCTGTTTGTTCGGCGGGAACGTGGATTTGAACTTTTGCTTCCGCATTTTGTGGTCTAATTTGGATCTTATAGTCTtatctagatgaatgttagatATAGTTGCATTGACATTGAGTGTCAAGCTCAATGCTCATCATGTATTTGGCCCATAATGGAGCACCAactattttctctttttgttgttatAATCATATTagcacaaaataaagacatgCATGATAGAGGGTTGGAGCTGATTACAAGATTGGGCCCCAAAACTTTATAAGATTTATGATTTTACCATTAGATTTATGGGGAATCGGTAAATCAATGTTAGTGGCCAAAATAATTAAGCTTTTGGGGGTTGTAATAGAATAAATGATAGGtatagatatgattttttttatgagaagtgtcactattataatattttcacaataaattctacATAGTAAGTTGTcactggttctaatttaaacccaacacaaaaattactttttttgccCATTAGTAATAGCCAGTAACAATTtgctacttaaaatttgttgtaaaagtgttgtaaaaatattgtggacatagcatttttctggatttgtgtctctaaaaatgaataattttgtttttaattctttctctctctatccaATCTTTCTTGTCTCTAATATATTCTCTCACTTAATATG
This DNA window, taken from Quercus robur chromosome 2, dhQueRobu3.1, whole genome shotgun sequence, encodes the following:
- the LOC126694310 gene encoding extensin-3-like, which produces MNSNLTPMWSLVVVFLFNSFTLLYSYPSLYYLSITQSKHHGSHDYSNQRSPPIVSKFLYPPPPHFVAPRFPPPPPPPSSFYFYSPPPPSSFYFYSPPPPSSFYFYSPPPPSSFYFYSPPPPSPRPPCSPKHSQPLHAPPPPRHRLS